A portion of the Acidisarcina polymorpha genome contains these proteins:
- a CDS encoding glycosyltransferase, which yields MRVAYFPDSFHEVNGVAHTSRQFEAYARRRGMPFLSVRAGDRTERHVQESQVESLELKRGFLSFALEKDLRFDLGFLRHLPYITRTVRAFNPDIIHITGPSELGMIGAWLAHSLQVPLVASWHTNVHEYAAKRSSWFLRFLPVGHSTNAAMHIKQVTLAATARFYKLAQILFAPNVDLCGLLERKTGRRCLLMPRGVDTQLFSPAHRKRSADDDEFVLGFVGRLSIEKNVMLFKQIGDQLLAAGLSNFRFLIIGHGTEEAWLRENVPRAELPGVLRGAELSTAYANMDLFVFPSHTDTFGNVVLEALASGVPAIVTPDGGPCHIVRDGETGLIAEDTSFAAAVASILEHPQRHSAMRRAARQYALTASWDAVFEGVYEAYEKVAPKLARNVAWRAAL from the coding sequence ATGCGCGTGGCCTATTTTCCCGACTCGTTCCATGAAGTCAACGGAGTGGCCCATACCAGCCGGCAGTTCGAGGCGTATGCGCGGCGCCGTGGTATGCCATTTCTGTCAGTCAGAGCGGGGGATCGCACGGAGCGTCACGTCCAAGAGTCGCAAGTAGAGAGCCTCGAACTTAAGCGCGGCTTTCTTTCCTTTGCTCTGGAGAAGGACCTTCGATTCGACCTCGGTTTTCTTCGCCATCTTCCCTACATCACCCGTACAGTAAGAGCCTTCAATCCGGACATCATTCACATCACCGGTCCCAGCGAGTTGGGAATGATCGGAGCGTGGCTGGCCCATTCGCTTCAGGTTCCTCTAGTCGCCTCATGGCACACCAATGTTCACGAATACGCGGCGAAGCGTTCGTCGTGGTTCCTGCGCTTCCTGCCGGTCGGTCATTCGACCAACGCTGCAATGCACATCAAGCAGGTGACGCTGGCAGCAACAGCCCGGTTCTACAAGCTGGCTCAGATTCTTTTCGCCCCCAATGTGGATTTGTGCGGGCTGCTCGAGCGAAAGACCGGAAGGCGGTGCCTGTTGATGCCGCGAGGGGTCGATACCCAGCTGTTTTCGCCGGCGCACCGCAAAAGATCCGCGGACGACGACGAATTTGTGCTTGGATTTGTGGGTCGCCTCTCGATCGAAAAGAACGTCATGCTCTTCAAGCAAATCGGTGATCAGCTCCTCGCTGCGGGTCTCAGCAACTTTCGCTTCCTCATCATTGGCCATGGGACGGAGGAAGCGTGGCTCCGCGAGAATGTGCCAAGGGCGGAGTTGCCGGGCGTTCTGCGTGGAGCGGAGTTGTCCACCGCCTACGCCAACATGGATCTCTTCGTTTTTCCCTCACATACCGACACCTTTGGCAATGTCGTTCTGGAGGCATTGGCCTCGGGAGTACCGGCCATCGTGACCCCGGATGGGGGACCTTGCCACATCGTTCGCGACGGGGAAACCGGACTGATCGCCGAAGATACCAGCTTTGCTGCCGCAGTCGCGTCTATCCTGGAGCATCCGCAGCGCCATTCCGCAATGCGCCGGGCGGCACGCCAATATGCGTTGACAGCTTCGTGGGATGCGGTCTTCGAAGGAGTGTATGAGGCGTATGAGAAAGTGGCGCCGAAGCTGGCCCGCAACGTCGCCTGGCGAGCGGCACTTTAG
- a CDS encoding secondary thiamine-phosphate synthase enzyme YjbQ, which produces MRRLSVKTRKKREIVDITDEVQELLSGSTGICFVHVQHTTAALTTADLDPGTDLDMLDAFEAMMPKLKYRHPHNPAHVPDHILSSLIGAAASVPVEDGTLVLGTWQRVILVELDGPRDRNLTVSFVAGS; this is translated from the coding sequence ATGCGAAGGTTGAGCGTCAAGACGCGAAAGAAGCGCGAGATTGTCGACATCACCGACGAAGTTCAAGAACTGCTGTCCGGCTCGACTGGGATTTGCTTTGTTCACGTGCAGCATACGACAGCGGCGCTCACCACCGCAGATCTCGATCCGGGAACCGATCTGGATATGCTGGACGCCTTCGAGGCGATGATGCCTAAGCTGAAATACCGGCATCCGCATAACCCCGCTCATGTACCTGACCACATCCTCTCGTCGTTGATCGGCGCCGCGGCCAGCGTTCCGGTCGAGGATGGTACTCTTGTTCTCGGCACCTGGCAGCGGGTGATCCTCGTCGAACTGGATGGTCCGCGCGACCGCAATCTGACCGTCAGTTTTGTTGCCGGCTCCTGA
- a CDS encoding DinB family protein codes for MTTGQRKVHLQDLLGRSAVQTFSANERMNQRIIEHLDPAAWRARPPGNVRTIAAIFTHMHNVRCKWVRLTAPHLKVPLQLNRAHCTPQRASEGLAEIAARCGEMLAEVLDGSGRVKQFHRDGWAQPWPVGPEMLGYMLSHEAHHRGQVCMLAHLLGFRLPEEVTSGIWNWERLWKECGFSQGPGYAD; via the coding sequence GTGACGACCGGTCAACGCAAGGTTCATCTTCAAGATCTGCTCGGTCGAAGTGCCGTCCAGACCTTCTCCGCGAATGAGCGGATGAATCAGCGTATTATCGAGCACCTTGACCCGGCTGCCTGGCGAGCTAGACCGCCCGGCAATGTGCGCACCATCGCCGCAATCTTCACGCACATGCACAATGTGCGCTGCAAGTGGGTCAGGCTCACGGCTCCCCACCTGAAAGTCCCACTGCAACTCAACCGGGCGCATTGCACCCCGCAGCGAGCTAGTGAGGGCCTGGCGGAGATTGCAGCTCGTTGCGGAGAGATGCTTGCTGAAGTGCTTGACGGCAGCGGTCGGGTCAAGCAGTTCCACAGAGATGGCTGGGCCCAGCCTTGGCCGGTTGGGCCGGAGATGCTCGGTTATATGCTTTCTCACGAGGCGCATCATCGAGGCCAGGTGTGTATGCTCGCGCATCTGCTCGGATTCCGGCTGCCGGAGGAGGTGACCTCCGGGATCTGGAATTGGGAAAGGCTGTGGAAGGAGTGCGGCTTCTCACAGGGCCCGGGTTACGCCGATTAG
- a CDS encoding PHP domain-containing protein: MAGSQISYLWKDRHAAEGFASGVSLHSHTSQSKETLDFLANLGSRSRLIGRLLAFGEGRARERYGLRLNYAAGYWTPPLTPRLAFDLESKQVESLGVSPLVSITDHDNITAPMLLRTVAAARHIPVSVEWSAPFFGPEGTCEQSFHLGIHNLPSDTGAEWMRTFEEFTADPSNARLTEILSALHALPNVLIIFNHPMWDLYLIGEEKHRTYVDFFMAQNGQFMHALELNGLRIWAENRAVKRMAAKYGKLLISGGDRHGTEPNANINLSNASTFTEFVHEVRYQGISNVLFMPQYAEPWKHRILQSTLDAIRDYPEFPQGSRRWDERVYHPDQNGVVRPICELWTNGAVPGYVNVIIKAVRLMGSGPISGSLRRAWDESGELGFALGD, encoded by the coding sequence ATGGCAGGATCACAAATCTCGTACCTCTGGAAAGACCGCCACGCAGCCGAGGGCTTCGCTTCAGGTGTTTCCCTCCATAGTCACACCAGCCAATCAAAGGAAACGCTAGACTTTCTGGCGAATTTGGGCAGTCGGTCGCGCCTGATCGGCAGACTACTAGCGTTCGGCGAGGGACGGGCGCGGGAGCGGTACGGTCTCCGCCTCAACTACGCAGCCGGCTACTGGACGCCGCCTCTGACTCCACGGTTGGCTTTCGACCTTGAAAGCAAGCAAGTCGAATCGCTCGGTGTCTCACCGTTGGTCTCGATCACCGACCACGACAACATCACCGCACCGATGTTGTTGCGTACGGTCGCCGCCGCCCGTCATATTCCAGTATCAGTGGAATGGAGCGCGCCTTTCTTTGGGCCTGAAGGCACGTGTGAGCAGTCATTTCACCTCGGCATCCACAACCTGCCTAGCGACACCGGCGCTGAGTGGATGCGGACCTTTGAGGAATTTACCGCCGACCCCTCCAATGCCCGTCTCACCGAGATTCTCTCCGCCCTTCATGCGCTGCCGAATGTGCTCATTATCTTCAACCATCCGATGTGGGACCTCTACCTGATCGGCGAAGAAAAACACCGGACCTACGTCGACTTCTTCATGGCGCAGAATGGGCAGTTCATGCATGCGCTGGAGTTGAATGGGCTTCGGATCTGGGCAGAGAACCGCGCCGTCAAACGGATGGCGGCGAAGTACGGCAAGCTGCTGATCTCCGGCGGTGATCGCCACGGCACCGAGCCGAACGCCAACATCAACCTGTCGAATGCCTCGACCTTTACTGAATTTGTCCACGAAGTACGCTATCAAGGCATCAGCAACGTGCTCTTTATGCCTCAATATGCAGAGCCCTGGAAGCACCGCATCTTGCAATCGACTCTCGATGCGATCCGCGATTATCCGGAATTCCCGCAGGGCTCGCGCCGCTGGGATGAGCGCGTCTATCATCCCGACCAGAACGGCGTAGTTCGGCCAATTTGCGAACTCTGGACTAACGGTGCGGTGCCCGGATACGTGAACGTCATCATCAAAGCAGTCCGGCTGATGGGAAGCGGGCCAATCTCGGGCAGTCTCCGGCGCGCCTGGGATGAATCCGGTGAACTAGGGTTTGCGCTAGGCGACTAG
- a CDS encoding class I SAM-dependent methyltransferase — protein MADSSRGGTRGVEPRDSNAIRHPEMAAGGYASNNGTVEFYQRVVAVLPQDGVVLDLGAGRGSDFEGDHGAWHHWLIQLGKRHSCRIGADIDPIVQTHAYLDQAVVIEAGQPLPFPDQSFDLVLCDWVLEHVDDPNQFVAEIRRVLKVGGWFCARTPNRWSYFSVGARLLKSRLGNRLLRLLQAHRPETDKFPKYYRLNTLGAIHQYLPATLWTNATYTHNPDPGYAGNSSAFYHLIELYQRLIPKTLGTVILIFARRLG, from the coding sequence GTGGCAGATAGCAGTCGAGGAGGCACTCGCGGCGTTGAGCCCCGGGATTCGAACGCCATCCGCCATCCCGAGATGGCCGCCGGTGGATACGCGAGCAACAATGGGACGGTCGAGTTCTATCAACGCGTCGTCGCCGTTCTCCCACAGGATGGCGTAGTTCTCGACCTGGGTGCGGGACGAGGCTCCGATTTCGAGGGGGACCACGGAGCATGGCATCATTGGCTCATCCAGCTGGGAAAAAGGCATTCGTGCCGCATCGGGGCAGACATCGATCCCATCGTGCAGACCCATGCGTATTTGGATCAAGCGGTTGTTATCGAGGCCGGTCAGCCCCTGCCCTTCCCCGACCAATCCTTCGATCTGGTGCTTTGTGACTGGGTGCTCGAACATGTCGATGATCCCAACCAGTTCGTTGCCGAGATTCGCCGCGTGCTCAAGGTCGGGGGATGGTTTTGCGCTCGAACCCCAAATCGCTGGAGCTACTTCAGCGTAGGAGCCCGGTTATTGAAGAGTCGCTTAGGAAACAGACTTCTACGTCTGCTCCAGGCTCACCGTCCGGAGACCGACAAATTTCCCAAGTATTACCGGTTGAACACACTCGGCGCCATTCACCAATATCTTCCCGCAACGCTATGGACAAATGCCACGTACACCCACAACCCCGATCCAGGATATGCCGGCAACTCGAGTGCCTTTTACCATCTTATTGAGCTCTACCAGCGGCTTATTCCCAAGACCTTAGGGACAGTGATCCTGATCTTCGCTCGCCGCCTCGGTTAA